One Triticum dicoccoides isolate Atlit2015 ecotype Zavitan chromosome 3B, WEW_v2.0, whole genome shotgun sequence genomic window, GAAAAAGCTGAAACTGCTCTATGTACCAAGTACACCAACTCAGGATGCCAAGTGGCATCATCCTCAATCAGTGATTCAGTTGCCATAACATACACATCAAGAACACATGCATATCTCAATAGTCAGGAATTTTACGCGTCTTACATTTCAAGCATAATGGTTAATAGTAGTAGGAGTCCAAACAAATAATGTACATATACTCTCAAAGAAAACTCATAATGTACACTGAAAGCCACGCCCACACCAATCATCTCTCACTTTTTTTTACCGCTTCACATTTCCTTCTCTGCAGCACCACACACCACAATCCAGAGAAAAACCTCTGTCTGCAAACAGTTAGAATCGTCTCAAATCAACCCGTACAGATCATACAGTTTCACGGAGGGTTCAACCTTGAGAGAAAGCAATCTAAACTAGAGAATACAAAAACGGAAAAGATGGATCTAGCAATCATAGGTGACGGCGCCTGACGTTGATGGGATCATATCAGGCAACATGGACATCCTTCAGGGAGGCAGGATCCACCTTTGGAGGATCCGAATGGCGCCTCGCTCTTTCCTTCAGCTTATCTGCGGGTGTGACATTTGGTTTCTCTGCAGCTGGGAAGGATAGGCGCTTCTTTATCGATGAGTGGACCAGAGATGCTCTATCAGGCACCTCAAACTTATCGGCGAATACCATGTGGTACCGAGATTTCGCTCTTGCAGACTTTGTGGACTGCATGTAGCTGGGGAGAGCTGGTGTGCTTGTTAGGCTCGAATCGTCCTGGATCGAGCCTCCACCTGTGCTCAGCCTCCTTGGGCGCTCAGAGCGTATGCTTGTGATGCTCCTCAGGTCATCCTCCCTGTATAGCCAGCTATCTCTTGGGCTTGAAGGTCTGAATTTTCCTGCAACAGAGGGGTTCTTTGATGGCGGGGTTGATGGTGATTGCCGGCTTGGTGGACGGCTCGACTTGCTTGGTGTTGCAGGCCTCTGGATTGAGAGAGCACGGGGCACAAAAGTTCGAGCAGCGTTAGTGCTGGGATTCTTTGTCAGAGAGCCGTCTTTATCCTTGTTTGACACCACTCGGTTCTCCCAAGGCCTTGCTGACATCCAGCGTTCCATCCAGCTCCAGCCCCAATTAGGATTCCCTTGGTCTGTGAATGTTGGTGTTACAGTTCGACCAGAATTCTTCCACTGCATGAGATAAAAAACATGGAATTGGCAATATAATGAGAAATACTACTACATATGCTGGACGAAACAATACAATTATAGTAGGTAAAAGCAAGGAACACACAACAGAAGTAGTACAAGACATCAGGGGAACACACAAAGAAGCCAGCTTGCCTGATGAGAAAATGCATATGCCAGTGCTCTTTCTCGTCTTAGTGCAGCTTCCTGTTTCATCATTAAGCTGGCCTCGATCTGTTCTTTGGATTGATGGCTATGATCCCAGTCTTCATCAATCTGCCAAGAAAGTTGGATATTATAGAAATGTAAGAAATTTGTTACATCAGAACTATAAATCAATATTTATAACAAAAGTTTACTGGTATTAATCGAAACCATGTAGAGCAACTCTTTCTTCAATGTGAGTGGTATGTTTTTACTATTTATTAGTAATAACTCTTTCTTCTGTAAATATAAAATAGGTAATGCCTAAAATAGATTCGTTAGCCATCTAAGATGCCTATCGAATACAAACAACAAAGAAATACTCTACAGATGAAATTATGGAGAACTGAAACTGATCGTCGACCAGTTGGCTAGAGGTGCGGGTGTGGGTGTGGGCCCATCCCATGGCCCACGTTCGTGCCCTGTGCTAAGCAGGGGGTGCCTCGTGGTTGTCTCTACTTAATTTAAGAAAAACCACAGGGGCTAGTTTGCTGTAGTTTTATGTTCGGGAAAAAAAAGATGAGGCTTGCAAGTACTACTTCAAAAACGGTGCTCACCTTCATTTTCTCGAGTTCCCTTTGGTGCTTCAACTGGAGCTGCCTTTGAAGAGCCTGTTTTTCCTCCTCCATCTTCACCCTTCTAGAGTAGATTTGGGTTTGAACTCTTGCCATTGTTTGTGTGCAATGCAAGGTGTGGGCAGTTTGGCGTTTGACGGCATTTCCATCAACTAGCGACTTCAACCTAACAAGTCCTCTCAGTGCACGCAGTGCTCTCCTTGCCTACACAAATATTTTCCAAATTGAGTAACTAATCAATTTATACTGCCCCAAAAAAGAAGAGTTAGCACTCAATGTCACACAACAATAGAACATATATAGTCAAAACTCTTCATCCCAAGAAGTACAGTTTAAGAGTTCCACCCTAATAATGGTTCGCTATTCTGAATTATTTTTTATTCAGCTGTCATATCATCACTCACATTCTTATGCGTGTAAGAACATCAAAATCATCGAATGAAAGTATGATTGAAAATGAC contains:
- the LOC119277492 gene encoding protein IQ-DOMAIN 1-like codes for the protein MAKKGKWFSAVRRVFSSSDPEGKEAKTEKADKPKSRRKWPFGKSKRFDPPTSTVSDITPVAPSPLPLPLPPTQPPQPQSEEIKDVKPVETESEQNKHAYSVALASAVAAEAAAVAAQAAAEVVRLTAVPAATSRTPVCSQEELAAVKIQTAFRGYLARRALRALRGLVRLKSLVDGNAVKRQTAHTLHCTQTMARVQTQIYSRRVKMEEEKQALQRQLQLKHQRELEKMKIDEDWDHSHQSKEQIEASLMMKQEAALRRERALAYAFSHQWKNSGRTVTPTFTDQGNPNWGWSWMERWMSARPWENRVVSNKDKDGSLTKNPSTNAARTFVPRALSIQRPATPSKSSRPPSRQSPSTPPSKNPSVAGKFRPSSPRDSWLYREDDLRSITSIRSERPRRLSTGGGSIQDDSSLTSTPALPSYMQSTKSARAKSRYHMVFADKFEVPDRASLVHSSIKKRLSFPAAEKPNVTPADKLKERARRHSDPPKVDPASLKDVHVA